In Panthera leo isolate Ple1 chromosome F3, P.leo_Ple1_pat1.1, whole genome shotgun sequence, one genomic interval encodes:
- the LOC122212163 gene encoding small G protein signaling modulator 1-like isoform X1 has protein sequence MCKYYEKEALLMDPADGPILASLLVGPRALEYTEMKTADHFWTGPSADELVQRHRIHSSHLWQDSATKRPALCIQKRHSSGSTDDRPSLSARDCVESLHQNSRATLLYGKNDVLVQPVRDIWDPDLPQGVWLPVIQEEFPLVPGCSSIHPCICPHLHLSIHSSI, from the exons TAAATACTATGAGAAGGAAGCCCTCCTGATGGACCCGGCGGATGGCCCCATCCTTGCGTCTTTGTTGG TGGGGCCCCGTGCCCTGGAGTACACCGAGATGAAGACTGCAGACCACTTCTGGACTGGCCCCTCAGCCGACGAGCTTGTCCAGAGGCACCGCATCCACAGCTCGCACCTGTGGCAGGACTCGGCCACCAAGCGTCCAGCCCTCTGT ATCCAGAAGAGACATTCAAGTGGCAGCACGGACGACCGACCATCCCTTTCTGCCCGTGACTGTGTTGAGTCCCTGCACCAGAACTCCCGGGCCACGCTCCTCTATGGCAAGAACGATGTTCTGGTTCAGCCGGTGAGAGATATCTGGGACCCAGATCTTCCACAGGGGGTCTGGCTTCCAGTTATACAGGAGGAGTTCCCTCTGGTTCCAggttgttcatccattcatccatgcatcTGTCCAcatctccatctctccatccattcatccatatgA
- the LOC122212163 gene encoding small G protein signaling modulator 1-like isoform X2: MDPADGPILASLLVGPRALEYTEMKTADHFWTGPSADELVQRHRIHSSHLWQDSATKRPALCIQKRHSSGSTDDRPSLSARDCVESLHQNSRATLLYGKNDVLVQPVRDIWDPDLPQGVWLPVIQEEFPLVPGCSSIHPCICPHLHLSIHSSI, from the exons ATGGACCCGGCGGATGGCCCCATCCTTGCGTCTTTGTTGG TGGGGCCCCGTGCCCTGGAGTACACCGAGATGAAGACTGCAGACCACTTCTGGACTGGCCCCTCAGCCGACGAGCTTGTCCAGAGGCACCGCATCCACAGCTCGCACCTGTGGCAGGACTCGGCCACCAAGCGTCCAGCCCTCTGT ATCCAGAAGAGACATTCAAGTGGCAGCACGGACGACCGACCATCCCTTTCTGCCCGTGACTGTGTTGAGTCCCTGCACCAGAACTCCCGGGCCACGCTCCTCTATGGCAAGAACGATGTTCTGGTTCAGCCGGTGAGAGATATCTGGGACCCAGATCTTCCACAGGGGGTCTGGCTTCCAGTTATACAGGAGGAGTTCCCTCTGGTTCCAggttgttcatccattcatccatgcatcTGTCCAcatctccatctctccatccattcatccatatgA